Proteins found in one Balneolaceae bacterium genomic segment:
- a CDS encoding type II toxin-antitoxin system VapB family antitoxin translates to MRTTLDLPEDLLQKAMRLSNQKTKTSTIILALEELVRKSTLSDIKDFKGKVDLDIDIDKLRDRQK, encoded by the coding sequence ATGAGAACCACACTTGATTTACCGGAAGATCTGCTGCAAAAAGCGATGAGGTTATCCAACCAAAAAACAAAGACATCTACAATCATTTTGGCACTCGAAGAACTTGTTCGAAAATCGACCCTTTCCGATATAAAAGATTTTAAAGGAAAGGTTGATCTTGATATTGATATAGACAAATTAAGAGACCGCCAGAAGTGA
- a CDS encoding PIN domain-containing protein gives MNVIIDTSVWIDYFKQGEQTSIVDVLIDENLITTNDIILAELVPFLRVKKQKKLIRLLYKIRKLPLKTDWDEIIEFQVKCIRKGINGVGIPDLIIAQNSKHHQCKLYSLDKHFRLLNEVVDVDLFD, from the coding sequence GTGAACGTTATTATAGACACATCTGTCTGGATAGATTATTTTAAACAGGGTGAGCAAACATCAATCGTTGATGTACTTATTGACGAAAATCTAATCACAACAAATGATATAATTCTTGCTGAATTAGTTCCCTTCTTGAGAGTAAAAAAGCAAAAAAAACTTATCAGACTACTTTATAAAATCAGAAAGTTACCTTTAAAAACTGACTGGGATGAGATTATTGAATTCCAGGTAAAATGCATTCGGAAAGGTATTAATGGTGTTGGAATTCCGGATCTTATAATTGCCCAGAACTCCAAACACCATCAATGTAAGTTATATTCATTAGACAAACATTTCCGACTACTTAATGAAGTTGTAGATGTAGATCTATTTGACTAA
- a CDS encoding OsmC family protein has product MKRIAEAIWNGSGTEGSGTLTTPRSGAFTDLPYSVKLRFENEDGTKGTNPEELIGAAHAGCYAMALSVALEKEGYTADSIETKATISLDQKDGGWAITKSALQLQAKVPDIAEEKFDEIAKGAKEGCPVSKLLDAEITLEYTLN; this is encoded by the coding sequence ATGAAACGTATAGCAGAAGCAATTTGGAATGGTTCAGGAACTGAAGGATCGGGAACGTTAACCACACCCAGAAGTGGCGCTTTTACCGATCTGCCCTATTCAGTAAAACTAAGATTTGAAAATGAAGACGGAACAAAAGGAACAAATCCTGAAGAGCTGATTGGAGCCGCACATGCCGGATGCTACGCCATGGCTTTGAGTGTTGCTTTGGAAAAAGAAGGCTACACAGCCGATTCTATTGAGACGAAAGCGACCATTAGCCTGGATCAAAAAGATGGCGGATGGGCGATTACTAAAAGCGCCCTGCAACTTCAGGCTAAAGTGCCCGATATTGCCGAGGAGAAATTCGATGAAATTGCGAAAGGTGCTAAAGAAGGTTGTCCCGTATCAAAGTTGTTAGATGCGGAAATTACTCTTGAGTATACACTTAATTAA
- a CDS encoding phosphodiester glycosidase family protein produces the protein MKRTLHTYLLRGCLLVFSISFIFSLDVVKAQDSSDNSAANITWTTERLDKGIYWKNYKGDDLFDSKQSINLVELFLDSIETEFELAFLEDSLIKTSEFASKNNALVAVNGSFFNRESGGSVVFLKVDETVIHEGHVNRNPFNERGALGWSENQPIQILKKPAEGWISADFENILTSGPLLIFESEIQSFNNNSFHQNRHPRTAVAITNDRRLFLVTIDGRSFQAYGMTIHELTNFLANLGAKDALNLDGGGSTAMWIKNKTENGIVNYPSDNLRFDHNGERNIANALLILSSK, from the coding sequence TGAAGAGAACTCTACATACATATCTTCTGAGAGGGTGCTTACTTGTATTCTCGATTTCATTCATTTTCTCACTCGATGTAGTTAAGGCTCAGGATTCATCAGACAATTCTGCTGCGAATATTACATGGACTACAGAAAGACTTGATAAAGGCATTTACTGGAAAAACTACAAAGGAGATGATCTCTTTGACTCCAAACAGAGTATCAATTTGGTGGAACTATTTTTAGACAGCATAGAAACGGAATTCGAGCTGGCTTTTCTTGAAGATAGTTTGATCAAAACGAGTGAGTTTGCATCTAAGAATAATGCGTTGGTTGCGGTAAATGGCTCTTTTTTTAATCGGGAATCAGGTGGATCTGTTGTTTTCTTAAAAGTGGACGAAACAGTCATTCATGAAGGACATGTAAATCGTAATCCATTTAATGAGCGCGGGGCTTTGGGTTGGTCAGAGAATCAACCCATTCAAATTTTAAAGAAACCGGCAGAAGGATGGATAAGCGCCGACTTTGAAAATATTTTGACTTCCGGGCCTCTTTTAATTTTTGAATCCGAAATTCAATCATTCAATAATAATTCGTTTCATCAAAACAGGCATCCGAGAACTGCGGTCGCCATAACAAACGACAGGCGCTTGTTTTTGGTTACTATTGATGGACGGTCGTTCCAGGCGTATGGAATGACAATCCATGAATTAACAAATTTTTTAGCGAACCTTGGAGCGAAAGACGCCTTGAATTTAGATGGCGGCGGATCTACCGCGATGTGGATCAAAAACAAAACAGAAAATGGAATTGTAAATTACCCGAGTGATAACTTGAGATTCGATCATAATGGTGAAAGAAATATTGCAAACGCCCTTTTGATATTATCTTCTAAATGA